In one window of Ruminococcus albus AD2013 DNA:
- a CDS encoding substrate-binding domain-containing protein, whose translation MNTNKRPLIGVLTARASESEQRQLLKGILSKADELDMDIAVFSNVYNISEYYADVEVENKVYELVHSEQLDGVIVTYESLIYPDMQKSICEHIKALDVPVVMIDAKIDGFTCINTDVKSDLRDIARHLTDVHGIRDIDILTGQEDLETSQLRIEGVREIMMERGLPFSEENVIYGNFWNTSGEDLAEDYISGKRRIPQAVICANDYMAYGLLDKLFHHDISIPDDLTVIGYEHIGERIYHSPVLTTYQRNRAAIGAKAAALIYSKLTGAQMQDIDTSGYMIPGYTCSCGMEKQYLLEELVEIRQIKKYNDMNFCGTFEQQAVTCRSISDYIQTLRNFSNMIRNVSGIYLCLYEDWCTRSHKASIKDFSNNEPMICYTIISPDKVTDNPAFFTRGQLYPSELIGAEDKKFLFFVPLFSEGKELGHFIFRYTSPDTYDQAMIVWLKITVNALQVLRMKNDINTLLECTNLSEYHDTATGLYNKQGFTNELANACKKLGENDRLPLIMVRTGIYSDDSRIDKKNLLVRLDIEISDCLNQITANIKGFCGKLSDKLYVVAFEGQFTEEDITLIMDKLEIIISHSPLYIQERGIDTIFMTSGLISAEENIDECISGLSENINLKIKQLSDKRHHANYNDYLQVRNSMYRDPGNEWDAQKTCRDFRLSYGHFRATYKDIFGISFHQDLIMSRIAMAKYLLLTTTIGIPAISFKCGYKDEKYFMRQFRQLTGITPNSYRNSST comes from the coding sequence ATGAATACTAACAAACGCCCGCTCATTGGCGTATTGACCGCCCGAGCGTCGGAATCTGAACAGCGGCAGCTGCTCAAAGGCATACTATCTAAAGCCGATGAGCTTGACATGGATATCGCTGTATTTTCAAATGTATATAATATTTCGGAGTACTATGCAGATGTTGAGGTGGAAAACAAGGTCTACGAGCTGGTACATTCCGAACAGCTCGATGGTGTTATAGTCACTTATGAATCTCTTATTTATCCCGATATGCAGAAGAGCATCTGTGAACATATCAAGGCTCTTGATGTACCTGTTGTTATGATAGATGCAAAAATAGACGGCTTCACCTGTATAAATACAGATGTGAAGAGTGATCTGAGGGATATCGCCCGTCATCTAACCGATGTACACGGTATCAGAGATATAGATATACTGACAGGTCAGGAAGATCTTGAGACCTCACAGCTTCGTATCGAAGGCGTGAGGGAGATCATGATGGAAAGAGGTCTCCCATTCAGCGAAGAAAATGTGATATACGGCAACTTCTGGAACACCTCGGGTGAAGATCTGGCAGAGGATTACATAAGCGGAAAGCGAAGGATACCTCAGGCTGTGATATGTGCAAATGATTATATGGCTTACGGACTTCTTGATAAACTTTTCCACCACGACATATCTATCCCTGATGACCTTACAGTAATAGGATATGAACATATCGGAGAAAGGATCTATCACTCCCCTGTTCTGACCACCTATCAGCGCAACCGTGCAGCCATAGGTGCAAAAGCCGCAGCACTTATCTATTCAAAGCTCACAGGGGCTCAAATGCAGGATATCGACACTTCCGGATACATGATCCCTGGCTACACCTGTTCCTGCGGTATGGAGAAACAATATCTCCTTGAAGAACTGGTGGAGATAAGACAGATCAAGAAGTATAACGATATGAATTTCTGCGGAACATTTGAACAGCAGGCCGTCACCTGCCGATCCATCTCCGATTACATACAAACTCTGCGGAACTTTTCCAACATGATAAGAAATGTTTCAGGGATATATCTATGCCTGTATGAGGATTGGTGTACACGTTCACACAAGGCTTCTATAAAAGATTTCTCAAACAATGAACCTATGATATGTTACACCATAATCAGCCCCGACAAAGTCACGGATAACCCCGCTTTCTTCACAAGGGGTCAGCTGTACCCTTCTGAACTTATCGGTGCAGAAGACAAAAAGTTTCTCTTTTTCGTACCATTGTTTTCAGAGGGAAAGGAACTCGGACATTTCATTTTCCGGTACACCTCACCCGATACCTATGATCAGGCAATGATCGTGTGGCTGAAAATAACCGTTAATGCACTTCAGGTGCTCCGCATGAAAAATGACATCAACACCCTGCTTGAATGTACCAATCTGTCAGAGTATCATGATACTGCTACCGGACTTTACAATAAACAAGGCTTCACCAACGAACTTGCAAACGCTTGTAAAAAGCTGGGCGAAAATGACAGGCTTCCTCTTATAATGGTACGTACGGGCATCTATTCAGACGACAGCCGTATCGACAAGAAAAATCTTTTGGTAAGACTGGATATCGAGATCTCAGATTGTCTGAACCAGATCACCGCCAATATCAAAGGTTTCTGCGGAAAACTTTCAGACAAGTTGTATGTCGTTGCTTTTGAAGGGCAATTCACGGAGGAGGATATCACCCTTATCATGGATAAGTTGGAGATAATCATATCCCATTCTCCCCTTTATATTCAGGAGAGAGGCATTGACACCATATTCATGACGTCAGGACTGATCTCTGCAGAAGAAAACATTGATGAATGTATCTCAGGTCTGAGCGAAAATATCAACCTAAAGATCAAACAACTTTCCGATAAACGGCATCACGCAAACTACAATGATTACCTGCAGGTCAGAAACTCCATGTACCGCGACCCCGGAAATGAGTGGGACGCTCAGAAAACCTGCCGTGACTTCCGACTGAGCTACGGTCATTTTCGTGCCACATACAAGGATATTTTCGGCATAAGTTTCCATCAGGATCTGATAATGAGCCGCATCGCCATGGCAAAATATCTCCTGCTCACTACTACCATAGGCATACCTGCAATATCTTTCAAATGCGGTTATAAAGACGAAAAATATTTCATGCGCCAGTTCAGACAGCTGACAGGCATTACCCCAAACAGCTATCGAAACAGTTCTACCTAA